In a genomic window of Weissella tructae:
- a CDS encoding ArsR/SmtB family transcription factor, which produces MTELSPVNKLSDTDVNGIRDIFKLLSHPMRLQIIYMLEQQTMNVGEIVERLGLEQSAVSHQLTLLRKGHLISTCQIGKIVCYSLNDKHILDIVNEALEHTQHIHDGADQTCHTPEDK; this is translated from the coding sequence ATGACAGAACTAAGCCCTGTAAATAAATTATCAGACACAGATGTAAATGGCATTCGTGATATTTTTAAATTGCTAAGCCATCCAATGCGTCTACAAATCATCTACATGTTGGAACAACAAACAATGAACGTTGGTGAAATTGTTGAGAGACTGGGATTAGAACAGTCTGCAGTATCACATCAATTAACACTATTACGAAAAGGACATCTAATTTCAACTTGTCAGATTGGTAAGATTGTTTGTTATTCATTGAATGATAAACACATTTTGGACATTGTAAATGAAGCATTAGAACACACACAACACATACACGATGGTGCGGATCAAACATGCCATACCCCAGAAGATAAATAA
- a CDS encoding heavy metal translocating P-type ATPase: MKNLRLDAENKKRASLLIAATVLTILAVMMPKNALSIAIFLVAYVFAGGGVVLKAVRNILKGDFFDENTLMSIATIGALILGDYPEAIAVMLFFSVGEIIEDAAVDRSKRSITELLSVKPEYANLQTENGFKEVAPETIKIGDIIQIKPGEKVPLDGTVIDGTSNLNTAALTGESMPQAVKAGDDVLSGSINDNGTLLLEVTKVYADSTVAKIMDLVENASEKKTDTEKFITKFSRIYTPVVVVAALLLAIVPPIFFGGEWSLWTSRALVFLVISCPCALVLSVPLAFFAGLGATSQHGVLIKGSNYLEALNNVDTVVFDKTGTLTEGRFTVREIVPVDGVTEEDLLGYTAAVEQASTHPIARSIVKSFTRDLAAYQITETVETAGNGISAVVNDRQVVVGNNKALAAIGLPEQELDSAGTTVFVAVDGVYWGHIVIADQPKSDAKAAIKSLHQQGVTNTVMLTGDNQAVGTTVAKQLGLDDVKTNLLPADKVTEITALQAKEAENKKVAFVGDGINDTPVLMQADVGIAMGGLGSDAAIEAADLVIMDDKPSRIATVMKIARKTRQIVVQNIVFALAVKGIFLALGAFGVIGMWEAVFADVGVTVLAVLNAMRILRANYDD; this comes from the coding sequence ATGAAGAATTTACGTTTAGATGCTGAAAATAAAAAACGCGCGTCTCTGTTAATTGCAGCGACAGTGCTAACAATCTTGGCAGTGATGATGCCGAAAAACGCACTAAGTATTGCCATTTTCTTAGTCGCCTATGTTTTTGCTGGAGGTGGAGTGGTTCTTAAAGCCGTTCGTAACATCTTGAAAGGTGACTTCTTTGATGAAAATACTTTGATGAGTATTGCCACAATTGGTGCCTTAATCTTAGGTGATTATCCTGAAGCAATCGCTGTTATGTTGTTCTTCTCTGTTGGGGAAATCATTGAAGATGCAGCTGTTGATCGTTCAAAGCGTTCAATCACAGAATTGCTTTCTGTAAAGCCTGAATACGCTAATCTACAAACAGAAAACGGATTTAAAGAAGTTGCACCTGAAACAATTAAAATTGGCGACATTATTCAAATCAAGCCTGGTGAAAAAGTACCGTTGGACGGAACAGTTATTGATGGTACATCAAACTTGAACACAGCTGCACTTACAGGTGAATCAATGCCACAAGCTGTTAAAGCAGGCGATGATGTCCTAAGTGGTTCTATCAATGACAATGGAACATTGTTGTTGGAAGTAACAAAGGTATACGCTGATTCAACTGTTGCTAAAATTATGGACTTGGTGGAAAATGCCAGTGAAAAGAAGACTGATACTGAAAAGTTCATCACAAAGTTCTCACGTATTTACACACCTGTAGTCGTTGTTGCGGCGCTTCTATTAGCAATCGTTCCCCCTATTTTCTTTGGTGGTGAATGGTCACTATGGACATCTCGTGCCTTAGTATTCTTGGTTATCTCATGTCCTTGTGCATTGGTACTTTCAGTGCCACTTGCCTTCTTCGCTGGTCTAGGAGCCACTTCTCAACACGGTGTCTTGATCAAGGGAAGTAACTATCTAGAAGCCCTAAACAATGTTGATACAGTTGTCTTTGATAAGACTGGAACTTTGACAGAAGGTCGCTTTACTGTTCGCGAAATTGTACCTGTTGATGGTGTCACAGAGGAAGATTTGCTTGGCTACACAGCTGCGGTGGAACAAGCATCAACGCACCCAATTGCACGCTCAATTGTAAAGAGCTTTACTAGGGACCTAGCCGCTTACCAAATTACTGAAACAGTCGAAACTGCTGGAAATGGAATTAGCGCCGTGGTTAACGACCGCCAAGTCGTTGTTGGAAACAACAAGGCATTGGCCGCAATTGGACTACCAGAACAAGAACTTGATTCAGCTGGTACCACAGTATTCGTCGCTGTTGATGGCGTTTACTGGGGACACATTGTTATCGCTGATCAACCAAAATCAGATGCTAAAGCTGCCATTAAGTCATTACACCAACAAGGTGTGACAAACACAGTTATGTTAACAGGTGACAACCAAGCGGTTGGAACGACCGTTGCAAAGCAACTTGGTTTGGATGACGTTAAAACAAATCTCCTACCTGCGGACAAGGTAACTGAAATTACAGCATTGCAAGCCAAAGAAGCAGAAAACAAAAAGGTTGCGTTCGTTGGTGACGGAATCAATGATACCCCTGTCTTGATGCAAGCCGATGTAGGAATTGCCATGGGTGGTTTGGGTTCTGATGCCGCCATTGAAGCTGCCGACCTAGTTATCATGGATGATAAGCCTTCACGCATTGCAACTGTTATGAAGATTGCTCGTAAGACACGTCAAATTGTTGTACAAAACATTGTATTTGCACTAGCTGTTAAGGGAATTTTCTTAGCCCTTGGAGCCTTTGGTGTTATCGGGATGTGGGAAGCCGTATTCGCTGATGTTGGAGTAACGGTATTAGCCGTACTAAACGCTATGCGTATCCTTCGCGCAAACTATGATGATTAA
- a CDS encoding TetR/AcrR family transcriptional regulator produces MTKVSNEQIFRVAQVVLAEKGYDHARLAEIARRLNISAPALYKHFPNKEGLYDAALQNWIDRIDAPGFEMNQRAAPDERLTRLHDWLWQLVERRVHAFAEKPAMTRLYETKLVTQEVLVNERMQSFAESVERIMAWDTFRQQRGLLIMQTFLPFFHPYFAHSWEDALFKTLFESTWIEIQPILIQDGVIEAAVDRPKI; encoded by the coding sequence ATGACTAAAGTGAGTAATGAACAAATTTTTCGTGTCGCGCAAGTGGTGTTAGCTGAAAAAGGGTATGACCATGCCCGATTGGCTGAAATTGCCCGACGTCTAAATATTAGTGCGCCTGCTTTGTATAAACATTTTCCAAATAAGGAAGGCTTATACGATGCAGCATTACAAAATTGGATTGATCGTATTGATGCACCTGGTTTCGAAATGAATCAACGTGCAGCACCCGATGAACGACTAACAAGGTTACACGATTGGCTATGGCAATTAGTTGAGCGTCGTGTGCACGCGTTTGCTGAAAAACCAGCCATGACAAGATTGTATGAAACGAAATTAGTTACTCAAGAAGTTTTGGTGAATGAACGCATGCAATCATTTGCTGAAAGTGTGGAACGAATCATGGCATGGGATACATTCCGACAACAACGGGGTTTGTTAATCATGCAGACGTTTTTGCCGTTCTTCCATCCGTATTTTGCCCACAGTTGGGAAGATGCTTTGTTTAAAACATTGTTTGAATCAACCTGGATTGAGATTCAGCCTATCTTGATTCAAGATGGTGTCATTGAGGCAGCAGTCGATCGTCCTAAAATTTAA
- the rlmD gene encoding 23S rRNA (uracil(1939)-C(5))-methyltransferase RlmD, translating into MAEQYKKTNYRAKNSANNKTNNFRGKRPQGKPNPNDVKVEVGDKLLITIKRLGINGEGIGYYKRKITFIPGALPGEVVDVRVTEVTPKYIQAEIRKFKQKSEDRVEPMDDQSIGGVELAHLAYDKQLEFKEDVIRQALEKYQPRNYTRYKILPTIGMDNPVGYRNKAQFPIREVKGKLAVGMYRPNSHELVDLPEISTQNPITLKVVRTLRDIIEKLDMSVYNEKKNTGSIKTLVARISQSTGEVQVTIVTNGHEFPKQDAFLDAVEAELPEVVSVHQNVNPGKTSLVWGDETDWVWGKDYITETINGKTFKLSPRAFLQMNPVQTERLYKEVIDALDLKHADKLIDAYSGVGTIGITLADKAGEVRGMDTIYEAVEDANENAADNGLENVKYEVGEAEYLIPEWQQEDWIADAMVVDPPRTGLGSPLRKTIMQTKPEKFVYVSCNASTLARDLVELSMIYDVDYIQSIDMFPQTARWEGIVKFTLRQ; encoded by the coding sequence ATGGCAGAACAATATAAGAAAACAAATTACCGTGCAAAGAACAGTGCAAACAACAAAACAAATAACTTCCGTGGAAAGCGCCCACAAGGAAAGCCAAACCCTAACGATGTAAAAGTTGAAGTGGGTGACAAGCTATTAATTACGATTAAGCGTTTGGGTATTAATGGAGAAGGAATTGGATACTACAAGCGTAAGATTACGTTTATTCCTGGTGCCTTGCCTGGGGAAGTTGTTGATGTACGTGTTACAGAAGTAACGCCAAAGTACATTCAAGCAGAAATTCGTAAGTTTAAGCAAAAGTCTGAAGACCGTGTAGAGCCGATGGATGATCAATCTATTGGTGGAGTGGAATTGGCGCACTTAGCGTATGACAAGCAACTTGAATTTAAAGAAGATGTGATTCGTCAAGCGTTGGAAAAGTACCAACCACGTAACTACACACGCTACAAGATCTTGCCTACTATTGGGATGGATAACCCAGTTGGTTACCGAAACAAAGCACAATTCCCAATTCGTGAAGTTAAGGGGAAGTTGGCCGTTGGGATGTACCGTCCTAACTCACATGAGTTGGTTGATTTACCGGAAATTTCAACACAAAATCCAATCACTTTGAAGGTTGTCCGCACATTGCGTGACATTATCGAAAAGTTGGATATGTCTGTTTATAATGAAAAGAAAAATACAGGAAGCATCAAAACTTTGGTTGCACGTATTTCTCAATCAACAGGTGAAGTACAAGTAACCATCGTGACTAATGGTCATGAATTCCCGAAGCAAGATGCATTCTTGGACGCTGTTGAGGCAGAATTGCCAGAAGTTGTTTCTGTGCACCAAAACGTAAACCCAGGTAAGACATCACTTGTTTGGGGTGATGAAACTGATTGGGTTTGGGGTAAGGATTACATCACTGAAACAATTAACGGTAAGACTTTCAAGTTGTCACCTCGTGCCTTCTTGCAAATGAACCCTGTGCAAACTGAACGTTTGTACAAGGAAGTGATTGACGCCTTGGATTTGAAGCATGCCGATAAGTTGATTGACGCGTACTCAGGGGTCGGAACTATTGGAATTACATTGGCAGACAAGGCTGGTGAAGTTCGTGGAATGGATACAATCTACGAAGCCGTTGAAGACGCGAACGAAAACGCAGCGGACAACGGACTAGAAAATGTTAAGTATGAAGTTGGTGAAGCAGAATACTTGATTCCAGAATGGCAACAAGAAGATTGGATTGCGGATGCTATGGTAGTGGACCCGCCTCGTACAGGTTTGGGATCACCATTGCGTAAGACGATCATGCAAACAAAGCCAGAGAAGTTTGTCTATGTTTCATGTAACGCATCTACATTGGCACGTGACTTAGTTGAATTGAGCATGATTTATGATGTTGATTACATTCAATCAATCGATATGTTCCCACAAACAGCCCGTTGGGAAGGAATCGTTAAGTTTACACTTCGTCAATAA
- a CDS encoding biosynthetic peptidoglycan transglycosylase — MTKKQTKKRSKRIFKRLFQLFIIILIAVTGFVGYTVSQAPTITENQLRALPNETGKQDYIKVDKIPKTYQQAVMATEDATFPTNNGLNRSGIKALIISNIAALFGQGTPRGGSSITQQLVKLTVFSTDASDQTITRKIQEIYLALKITREYSKPQLFEYYVNKLYEGHNSYGAQTIANLYYDKPLSELTLAQQATIAGIGQSPANFDLYTNPDLVKERRDIVLLSMLNNGNISKSMYNDSKASSITDGLINR; from the coding sequence ATGACTAAAAAACAAACAAAAAAGCGTTCAAAGCGCATCTTTAAAAGACTATTCCAACTTTTCATTATTATCTTGATTGCCGTAACTGGATTCGTCGGTTACACCGTCAGTCAAGCACCAACCATTACCGAAAATCAATTGCGTGCCTTACCAAATGAGACAGGCAAGCAAGATTACATTAAAGTAGATAAAATTCCAAAAACATATCAACAAGCCGTTATGGCCACAGAAGACGCGACCTTCCCGACAAATAATGGGCTTAATCGAAGTGGTATTAAAGCATTAATCATCTCTAATATCGCTGCGTTATTTGGTCAGGGAACGCCCCGTGGTGGATCTTCTATTACACAACAATTAGTCAAGCTGACTGTTTTTTCAACGGACGCGTCAGATCAAACCATCACACGAAAGATTCAAGAGATTTACTTAGCACTTAAAATCACACGTGAGTACAGTAAGCCCCAGTTATTTGAATACTATGTGAACAAACTTTACGAAGGGCACAATTCATACGGTGCTCAAACCATAGCTAATCTATACTATGATAAGCCACTTTCTGAACTTACATTAGCACAACAAGCAACCATTGCTGGAATAGGACAAAGCCCAGCAAACTTTGATTTATACACTAATCCAGACTTGGTAAAAGAACGCCGAGATATTGTTTTACTATCTATGCTTAACAATGGAAACATATCTAAAAGTATGTATAATGATAGTAAGGCGTCATCTATCACAGATGGGCTCATTAATCGTTAA
- the guaA gene encoding glutamine-hydrolyzing GMP synthase, which yields MANAQQHDSILVLDFGSQYNQLISRRVRELGVYSELRSHKLTAAEIKEINPKGIIFSGGPNSVYEEGAFTIDPEIFELGLPILGVCYGMQLMAHMLPGGEVVPADSSSEYGETEVDIIDPETLLFAGTPERQTVLMSHGDVIKSIPEGFKAVATSENTPFAAMENRERNLYGVQFHPETEASVFGMQLLENFVEKAVKANRNWSMEDFINEQIEDIRATVGDKKVLLGLSGGVDSSVVGVLLQRAIGDQLTCIFVDHGLLRKNEAAEVMELLGGKFGLNIVKVDAQERFLNMLAGVSDPEKKRKLIGNEFIAVFDEEATKLDGIDFLAQGTLYTDVIESGTETAQTIKSHHNVGGLPDDMQFKLIEPLNTLFKDEVRNLGEKMGMPHDVVWRQPFPGPGLGIRVLGDITEDKLEIVRESDAILREEIAKNGLDGDVWQYFTVLTGVRSVGVMGDIRTYDYTIAVRAITSVDGMTADFAKLPWDILEEISRRIVNEVANINRVVYDITAKPPATVEWE from the coding sequence ATGGCGAACGCACAACAACATGATAGTATTTTGGTTTTGGACTTCGGTTCACAATACAACCAATTAATTTCACGTCGTGTCCGTGAATTGGGAGTTTACTCAGAACTTCGTTCACACAAGTTAACGGCTGCAGAAATTAAAGAAATCAACCCAAAGGGAATTATCTTCTCCGGTGGGCCAAACTCTGTATATGAAGAGGGTGCTTTCACCATTGATCCTGAAATTTTTGAACTAGGACTTCCAATCCTAGGTGTTTGTTATGGTATGCAATTGATGGCACACATGTTGCCTGGTGGAGAAGTTGTTCCTGCCGATAGTTCATCAGAATACGGTGAAACTGAAGTAGACATCATCGACCCAGAAACATTGTTGTTTGCTGGTACACCTGAACGTCAAACTGTTTTGATGTCACACGGTGACGTTATCAAGAGCATTCCAGAAGGATTTAAGGCTGTTGCAACATCAGAAAACACACCATTTGCCGCAATGGAAAACCGCGAACGCAACCTTTACGGAGTTCAATTCCACCCTGAAACTGAAGCCAGTGTCTTCGGTATGCAATTGTTGGAAAACTTCGTAGAAAAGGCCGTTAAGGCAAACCGTAACTGGTCTATGGAAGACTTCATCAACGAACAAATCGAAGATATTCGTGCAACTGTTGGTGACAAGAAGGTTCTTCTTGGTCTTTCTGGTGGTGTTGATTCATCTGTTGTTGGGGTTCTTTTGCAACGTGCAATTGGAGACCAACTAACTTGTATCTTCGTAGATCACGGTCTATTGCGTAAGAACGAAGCTGCAGAAGTTATGGAACTTCTTGGTGGTAAGTTCGGTTTGAACATCGTCAAGGTTGATGCTCAAGAACGTTTCCTAAACATGCTTGCTGGTGTTTCTGATCCTGAAAAGAAGCGTAAGTTGATTGGTAATGAATTTATCGCTGTCTTCGATGAAGAAGCAACTAAGCTTGATGGAATCGACTTCTTGGCTCAAGGAACGTTGTACACTGACGTTATTGAATCTGGAACTGAAACTGCACAAACAATCAAGTCACACCACAATGTTGGTGGATTGCCTGATGACATGCAATTCAAGTTGATCGAACCTTTGAACACTTTGTTCAAGGACGAAGTTCGTAACTTGGGTGAAAAGATGGGTATGCCTCACGATGTTGTTTGGCGTCAACCATTCCCAGGTCCTGGACTTGGAATTCGTGTTCTTGGTGACATTACAGAAGATAAGCTAGAAATCGTCCGTGAATCAGATGCAATCTTGCGTGAAGAAATCGCCAAGAATGGTCTTGATGGTGATGTATGGCAATACTTCACAGTTCTAACTGGCGTTCGTTCAGTTGGGGTTATGGGAGATATCCGTACTTACGATTACACAATCGCTGTTCGTGCCATCACATCTGTTGATGGAATGACTGCTGATTTCGCGAAGTTGCCATGGGATATTCTTGAAGAAATCTCACGTCGTATCGTTAACGAAGTTGCTAACATCAACCGTGTAGTCTACGATATTACAGCTAAGCCACCTGCAACTGTTGAATGGGAATAA
- the spxB gene encoding pyruvate oxidase — MSDKKMSAGLAALKVMEGWGVDTMYGIPSGTLSGLMNAMGNPENNIKFLQVKHEEVGAMAAVMQYKFGGKLGVTVGSGGPGATHLINGLYDAAMDNIPVLAILGSKPVRELNMDSFQELNQNPMYENIAVYNRRVATPEQLPHLVDDAIRTAIAKRGVAVLEVPADFGFAELDVESLYSTPLYSSGEKFKNYKSAPVEEAEIDEAVELLNAAKRPVIYAGMGTMGNGTALQELARKIKAPIITTGKNFETFEWDFEAFTGSTFRVGWKPANETVLESDTVLFVGTNFPFSEVEGTFRNVDKFIQIDNNPAMLGKRHQTDVAILGDAGEAINAILAKVSPVAESAWWNANIKNVQNWRDYMNKLEQKTEGDLQAYQVYNAINKYAAEDAIYSTDVGNVTQMSIRHLHMTPKNMWRTSPLFATMGIGLPGAIAAKNAYPDRQVWNLAGDGAFSMVFQDVVTTVRYDMPVINVVFTNTEYGFIKNKYEDTNTFNFGVDFTDVDYAKIGEAQGAVGLTVSRIEDIDRVMKEAVDYYNQGRVVVIDAKITKDRPIPVETLKLDTNLYGEEVVADYKAKYEAEELVPFREFLEAEGLTSKYIKEDNGNKFSF; from the coding sequence ATGTCAGATAAGAAGATGTCAGCAGGATTAGCTGCGCTTAAGGTAATGGAAGGTTGGGGCGTTGACACCATGTACGGTATTCCTTCTGGAACACTTAGTGGTTTGATGAACGCAATGGGTAACCCTGAAAACAACATCAAGTTCTTGCAAGTTAAGCACGAAGAAGTTGGTGCAATGGCTGCGGTTATGCAATACAAGTTCGGTGGTAAGTTGGGTGTTACTGTTGGTTCTGGTGGACCTGGTGCAACTCACTTGATCAACGGATTGTACGATGCTGCTATGGATAACATTCCAGTATTGGCAATCTTGGGATCAAAGCCAGTTCGCGAATTGAACATGGACTCATTCCAAGAATTGAACCAAAACCCAATGTACGAAAACATTGCGGTTTACAACCGTCGTGTTGCAACTCCAGAACAATTGCCACACTTGGTAGACGACGCTATCCGTACAGCTATTGCTAAGCGCGGAGTTGCCGTTCTTGAAGTGCCAGCAGACTTCGGGTTTGCTGAACTTGATGTTGAATCATTGTACTCAACACCATTGTACTCATCAGGTGAAAAGTTCAAGAACTACAAGTCAGCTCCTGTTGAAGAAGCAGAAATTGACGAAGCAGTTGAATTGTTGAACGCTGCTAAGCGTCCAGTAATCTACGCTGGTATGGGAACAATGGGTAACGGAACTGCGTTGCAAGAATTGGCACGTAAGATCAAGGCACCTATTATCACTACTGGTAAGAACTTCGAAACTTTCGAATGGGATTTCGAAGCCTTCACAGGATCAACATTCCGTGTTGGTTGGAAGCCTGCTAACGAAACTGTTTTGGAATCAGATACAGTATTGTTCGTTGGAACTAACTTCCCATTCTCAGAAGTTGAAGGAACTTTCCGTAACGTTGACAAGTTCATCCAAATCGACAACAACCCAGCAATGCTAGGTAAGCGTCACCAAACAGATGTTGCCATTCTTGGTGACGCTGGTGAAGCTATCAACGCTATTCTTGCAAAGGTTTCACCAGTTGCTGAATCAGCATGGTGGAATGCTAACATCAAGAACGTTCAAAACTGGCGCGATTACATGAACAAGTTGGAACAAAAGACTGAAGGTGACCTACAAGCTTACCAAGTCTACAACGCCATCAACAAGTACGCAGCAGAAGATGCTATTTACTCAACTGACGTTGGTAACGTTACACAAATGTCAATCCGTCACTTGCACATGACACCAAAGAACATGTGGCGTACATCACCATTGTTTGCCACAATGGGAATTGGATTGCCAGGTGCAATTGCCGCTAAGAACGCTTACCCAGACCGTCAAGTATGGAACTTGGCTGGTGACGGAGCCTTCTCAATGGTATTCCAAGACGTTGTTACTACTGTCCGTTACGACATGCCAGTTATTAACGTTGTATTCACAAACACTGAATACGGATTCATCAAGAACAAGTACGAAGACACAAACACATTCAACTTCGGTGTTGACTTTACTGATGTCGACTACGCTAAGATTGGTGAAGCACAAGGTGCTGTTGGTTTGACTGTTAGCCGTATCGAAGATATCGATCGTGTAATGAAGGAAGCTGTTGATTACTACAACCAAGGTCGCGTTGTTGTTATCGATGCTAAGATCACTAAGGATCGTCCAATCCCAGTTGAAACTTTGAAGCTAGATACAAACTTGTACGGTGAAGAAGTTGTTGCTGACTACAAGGCTAAGTACGAAGCTGAAGAACTTGTACCATTCCGCGAATTCCTTGAAGCTGAAGGTCTAACTTCAAAGTACATCAAGGAAGACAACGGAAACAAGTTTAGCTTCTAA